In a genomic window of Zingiber officinale cultivar Zhangliang chromosome 9B, Zo_v1.1, whole genome shotgun sequence:
- the LOC122023079 gene encoding THO complex subunit 4B-like: MSGTLDMSLDDIIKSSKKTASGGRGRGREHDMYSAAQVGGFPAPTARASSIETGTKLYISNLEFGVSNEDIKVLFFTF; the protein is encoded by the exons ATGTCAGGCACCCTCGACATGTCCCTCGACGACATAATCAAATCAAGCAAGAAGACTGCCAGCGGTGGACGCGGGCGGGGTCGTGAG CACGACATGTACTCGGCGGCGCAAGTAGGTGGTTTTCCTGCTCCGACGGCGAGGGCTTCCTCCATAGAGACCGGCACCAAGCTGTATATCTCGAATTTGGAATTCGGAGTGTCGAACGAGGACATCAAGGTGCTCTTTTTCACTTTTTAG